The following are encoded together in the Takifugu flavidus isolate HTHZ2018 chromosome 22, ASM371156v2, whole genome shotgun sequence genome:
- the atp2b1a gene encoding plasma membrane calcium-transporting ATPase 1a isoform X5 encodes MANNSYSGVKNSTAEANHDAEFGCTLKELRSLMELRGTEALSKIGETYGDVQGLCSRLKTSPIEDCGRAAGGVEDETESEAGWIEGAAILLSVICVVLVTAFNDWSKEKQFRGLQSRIEQEQKFTVVRGGQVIQIPVAEIVVGDVAQIKYGDLLPADGVLLQGNDLKIDESSLTGESDHVRKTQEKDPMLLSGTHVMEGSGKMVVTAVGVNSQTGIIFTLLGSAEEDDDEEEEKKKEEKKKQRKNKKQDGSVENRKKAKAQDGAAMEMQPLNSDEGADAEEKKKANLPKKEKSVLQGKLTKLAVQIGKAGLVMSAITVIILVVLFVVDTFWIQNLPWVKDCTPIYMQFFVKFFIIGVTVLVVAVPEGLPLAVTISLAYSVKKMMKDNNLVRHLDACETMGNATAICSDKTGTLTMNRMTVVQAYLAEKLYKKVPEPENIPPSILDILILGIAVNCAYTTKIMPPEKEGGLPRQVGNKTECALLGFSNDLKRDYQAIRTEIPEEKLYKVYTFNSVRKSMSTVLKLADGSYRMFSKGASEILLKKCYKILTANGDTKVFRPRDRDDMVKKVIEPMASEGLRTICLAYRDFPASEGEPDWDSENDILTGLTCICVVGIEDPVRPEVPDAIRKCQRAGITVRMVTGDNINTARAIATKCGILQPGDDFICLEGKEFNRRIRNEKGEIEQERIDKIWPKLRVLARSSPTDKHTLVKGIIDSTVLERRQVVAVTGDGTNDGPALKKADVGFAMGIAGTDVAKEASDIILTDDNFSSIVKAVMWGRNVYDSISKFLQFQLTVNVVAVIVAFTGACITQDSPLKAVQMLWVNLIMDTFASLALATEPPNEALLLRKPYGRNKPLISRTMMKNILGQGVYQLIIIFTLLFAGENIFDIDSGRNAPLHAAPSEHYTIVFNTFVMMQLFNEINARKIHGERNVFEGIFNNLIFCSIVFGTFIIQIVIVQFGGKPFSCVGLTIDQWLWCTFLGFGSLLWGQVISSIPTSRLKFLKTAGHGTQKEEIPDEELEELDDMDEIDHAERELRRGQILWFRGLNRIQTQMDVVSAFQSGTSFQGALRRQASNSSQQQHDVTNVSSPTHVAFSTTSTTAANTASATLGYPGGECIPQLHLPL; translated from the exons ATGGCGAACAATTCTTACAGTGGGGTGAAGAACTCCACGGCGGAGGCCAACCATGACGCGGAGTTTGGCTGCACCCTCAAAGAACTGCGATCGCTTATGGAACTGAGAGGCACAGAGGCATTAAGCAAAATCGGGGAAACTTACGGGGACGTTCAAGGACTCTGCAGTCGGCTAAAAACATCACCTATAGAAG ACTGTGGAAGGGCTGCTGGCGGTGTCGAGGACGAAACTGAGTCAGAGGCCGGCTGGATCGAGGGCGCCGCCATTCTTCTCTCCGTTATCTGTGTGGTGTTGGTGACCGCGTTCAACGACTGGAGTAAAGAGAAGCAGTTCAGGGGCCTTCAGAGCCGCATCGAGCAGGAACAGAAATTCACCGTGGTGCGCGGAGGGCAGGTCATTCAAATTCCCGTGGCGGAGATCGTGGTCGGAGACGTTGCACAAATAAAGTATG GTGACCTTTTGCCTGCCGATGGAGTCCTCCTCCAAGGCAATGATCTAAAGATCGATGAGAGCTCACTCACAGGGGAGTCGGACCATGTCAGAAAAACGCAAGAAAAAGATCCCATGCTGTTATCAG GCACCCATGTAATGGAGGGCTCAGGGAAAATGGTGGTTACTGCCGTGGGTGTCAACTCTCAAACTGGAATTATCTTCACTTTACTTGGGAGCGCTGAGGAGGATGACgacgaagaagaggaaaagaagaaggaggagaagaagaagcagcgcaAAA ACAAGAAGCAGGATGGATCCGTGGAAAACCGAAAGAAAG CAAAAGCACAAGACGGCGCCGCCATGGAAATGCAGCCACTTAACAGTGACGAGGGAGCTGatgcagaggagaagaagaaagccaACCTGCCAAAGAAAGAGAAGTCTGTCCTCCAGGGCAAACTGACCAAACTGGCTGTCCAGATTGGCAAAGCAG GTTTGGTCATGTCAGCCATCACTGTTATTATCTTGGTGGTGCTGTTTGTAGTCGACACTTTTTGGATCCAGAATCTGCCTTGGGTCAAGGATTGCACACCTATTTACATGCAGTTCTTTGTAAAATTCTTCATCATTGGCGTCACTGTTCTGGTGGTTGCTGTTCCTGAAGGCTTGCCACTTGCTGTGACCATCTCTCTTGCATATTCTGTTAAG AAAATGATGAAGGACAACAATCTTGTGCGGCATTTGGATGCTTGCGAGACGATGGGCAACGCTACGGCCATCTGTTCTGACAAGACTGGCACACTCACCATGAACCGCATGACTGTGGTGCAGGCCTATCTCGCTGAGAAGCTCTACAAGAAGGTCCCCGAGCCTGAGAATATTCCACCCTCCATTTTAGACATTCTGATTTTGGGCATCGCAGTCAACTGCGCCTACACTACAAAGATTATG CCTCCGGAAAAAGAAGGCGGGCTGCCGCGGCAGGTGGGCAATAAGACAGAATGTGCCTTGCTTGGGTTTTCGAATGACCTGAAGCGCGATTACCAGGCGATTCGCACAGAGATCCCCGAAGAGAAACTGTACAAAGTCTACACCTTCAACTCGGTGCGCAAGTCAATGAGCACCGTGCTGAAGTTAGCTGATGGAAGCTATCGCATGTTCAGCAAAGGAGCCTCGGAAATCCTCCTCAAAAA GTGTTATAAAATTCTGACTGCAAATGGCGACACCAAGGTGTTTCGCCCCAGGGACAGAGACGACATGGTGAAGAAAGTGATCGAGCCGATGGCCTCGGAGGGCCTGAGGACCATCTGCCTTGCTTACCGAGACTTTCCTGCCTCCGAGGGGGAGCCCGACTGGGACAGCGAAAACGATATCCTCACTGGACTCACCTGCATCTGCGTGGTGGGCATCGAGGACCCCGTGAGACCCGAG GTCCCAGATGCCATCAGGAAGTGCCAGCGCGCTGGAATCACAGTGCGAATGGTGACTGGGGACAACATCAACACGGCTCGAGCCATCGCCACTAAATGTGGCATCCTCCAGCCTGGAGATGACTTCATCTGCCTGGAGGGCAAAGAGTTCAACCGCAGGATCCGCAACGAAAAGGGAGAG ATTGAGCAAGAACGCATCGACAAGATCTGGCCAAAGCTGCGAGTGCTGGCTCGCTCTTCCCCCACAGACAAGCACACCTTAGTGAAAG GCATTATTGACAGCACAGTACTGGAACGGAGGCAGGTCGTCGCGGTGACGGGGGATGGTACAAACGATGGTCCTGCCTTAAAGAAAGCAGACGTTGGCTTCGCCATG GGGATCGCCGGCACAGATGTAGCCAAAGAGGCATCTGACATCATCCTGACGGACGACAACTTCTCCAGTATCGTCAAAGCTGTGATGTGGGGACGCAACGTCTACGACAGCATCTCCAAGTTCCTCCAGTTCCAGCTCACGGTCAACGTGGTGGCCGTCATCGTGGCCTTCACGGGCGCCTGCATCACACAG GATTCTCCTCTGAAAGCGGTGCAGATGTTATGGGTTAACCTCATTATGGACACTTTTGCTTCGCTGGCTCTGGCCACAGAGCCTCCAAACGAAGCCCTGCTGCTACGGAAGCCGTACGGCCGCAACAAGCCTCTCATCTCCCGCACTATGATGAAAAATATCTTGGGTCAAGGAGTGTACCAGCTCATCATCATATTTACTCTGCTCTTTGCTG GAGAGAACATATTTGACATCGACAGCGGCAGAAACGCGCCCCTCCACGCCGCCCCATCCGAACACTACACCATCGTCTTTAACACCTTCGTCATGATGCAGCTTTTCAACGAGATCAACGCGCGGAAGATTCACGGAGAAAGGAACGTTTTCGAGGGCATCTTTAACAACCTCATCTTCTGCAGTATTGTCTTCGGTACCTTCATTATCCAG ATCGTCATAGTGCAGTTCGGAGGGAAGCCATTCAGCTGCGTGGGACTGACAATTGACCAGTGGCTTTGGTGCACTTTCTTAGGCTTTGGCTCTTTACTGTGGGGACAG GTCATTTCCTCGATACCCACCAGCCGCTTAAAATTCCTGAAAACGGCAGGCCACGGCACGCAAAAGGAGGAGATCCCGgacgaggagctggaggagctggatgacATGGATGAGATCGATCACGCCGAGCGGGAGCTCCGCCGCGGCCAGATCCTCTGGTTCCGAGGCCTCAATCGCATCCAGACTCAG ATGGATGTAGTGAGTGCGTTCCAGAGTGGAACTTCCTTTCAGGGGGCTCTAAGGCGGCAGGCCTCCAACTCCAGCCAACAACAGCACGATGTAACCAATGTTTCTAGCCCTACACATGTAGCCTTTTCTACTACTTCCACTACTGCCGCCAACACCGCTTCTGCCACTCTGGGGT ATCCGGGTGGTGAATGCATTCCGCAGCTCCATCTCCCTCTATGA
- the atp2b1a gene encoding plasma membrane calcium-transporting ATPase 1a isoform X2 produces the protein MANNSYSGVKNSTAEANHDAEFGCTLKELRSLMELRGTEALSKIGETYGDVQGLCSRLKTSPIEGLSGQPADIEKRKRVFGQNLIPPKKPKTFLQLVWEALQDVTLIILEVAAVVSLGLSFYKPPETEREHCGRAAGGVEDETESEAGWIEGAAILLSVICVVLVTAFNDWSKEKQFRGLQSRIEQEQKFTVVRGGQVIQIPVAEIVVGDVAQIKYGDLLPADGVLLQGNDLKIDESSLTGESDHVRKTQEKDPMLLSGTHVMEGSGKMVVTAVGVNSQTGIIFTLLGSAEEDDDEEEEKKKEEKKKQRKNKKQDGSVENRKKAKAQDGAAMEMQPLNSDEGADAEEKKKANLPKKEKSVLQGKLTKLAVQIGKAGLVMSAITVIILVVLFVVDTFWIQNLPWVKDCTPIYMQFFVKFFIIGVTVLVVAVPEGLPLAVTISLAYSVKKMMKDNNLVRHLDACETMGNATAICSDKTGTLTMNRMTVVQAYLAEKLYKKVPEPENIPPSILDILILGIAVNCAYTTKIMPPEKEGGLPRQVGNKTECALLGFSNDLKRDYQAIRTEIPEEKLYKVYTFNSVRKSMSTVLKLADGSYRMFSKGASEILLKKCYKILTANGDTKVFRPRDRDDMVKKVIEPMASEGLRTICLAYRDFPASEGEPDWDSENDILTGLTCICVVGIEDPVRPEVPDAIRKCQRAGITVRMVTGDNINTARAIATKCGILQPGDDFICLEGKEFNRRIRNEKGEIEQERIDKIWPKLRVLARSSPTDKHTLVKGIIDSTVLERRQVVAVTGDGTNDGPALKKADVGFAMGIAGTDVAKEASDIILTDDNFSSIVKAVMWGRNVYDSISKFLQFQLTVNVVAVIVAFTGACITQDSPLKAVQMLWVNLIMDTFASLALATEPPNEALLLRKPYGRNKPLISRTMMKNILGQGVYQLIIIFTLLFAGENIFDIDSGRNAPLHAAPSEHYTIVFNTFVMMQLFNEINARKIHGERNVFEGIFNNLIFCSIVFGTFIIQIVIVQFGGKPFSCVGLTIDQWLWCTFLGFGSLLWGQVISSIPTSRLKFLKTAGHGTQKEEIPDEELEELDDMDEIDHAERELRRGQILWFRGLNRIQTQMDVVSAFQSGTSFQGALRRQASNSSQQQHDVTNVSSPTHVAFSTTSTTAANTASATLGYPGGECIPQLHLPL, from the exons ATGGCGAACAATTCTTACAGTGGGGTGAAGAACTCCACGGCGGAGGCCAACCATGACGCGGAGTTTGGCTGCACCCTCAAAGAACTGCGATCGCTTATGGAACTGAGAGGCACAGAGGCATTAAGCAAAATCGGGGAAACTTACGGGGACGTTCAAGGACTCTGCAGTCGGCTAAAAACATCACCTATAGAAG GTCTAAGTGGGCAGCCTGCAGACAttgagaagaggaaaagagttTTTGGGCAGAATTTAATACCACCCAAAAAGCCCAAAACCTTCTTACAGTTAGTCTGGGAAGCGCTTCAAGATGTAACACTCATTATCCTTGAAGTGGCAGCCGTAGTTTCACTAGGCCTTTCTTTTTATAAGCCCCCTGAAACAGAAAGAGAAC ACTGTGGAAGGGCTGCTGGCGGTGTCGAGGACGAAACTGAGTCAGAGGCCGGCTGGATCGAGGGCGCCGCCATTCTTCTCTCCGTTATCTGTGTGGTGTTGGTGACCGCGTTCAACGACTGGAGTAAAGAGAAGCAGTTCAGGGGCCTTCAGAGCCGCATCGAGCAGGAACAGAAATTCACCGTGGTGCGCGGAGGGCAGGTCATTCAAATTCCCGTGGCGGAGATCGTGGTCGGAGACGTTGCACAAATAAAGTATG GTGACCTTTTGCCTGCCGATGGAGTCCTCCTCCAAGGCAATGATCTAAAGATCGATGAGAGCTCACTCACAGGGGAGTCGGACCATGTCAGAAAAACGCAAGAAAAAGATCCCATGCTGTTATCAG GCACCCATGTAATGGAGGGCTCAGGGAAAATGGTGGTTACTGCCGTGGGTGTCAACTCTCAAACTGGAATTATCTTCACTTTACTTGGGAGCGCTGAGGAGGATGACgacgaagaagaggaaaagaagaaggaggagaagaagaagcagcgcaAAA ACAAGAAGCAGGATGGATCCGTGGAAAACCGAAAGAAAG CAAAAGCACAAGACGGCGCCGCCATGGAAATGCAGCCACTTAACAGTGACGAGGGAGCTGatgcagaggagaagaagaaagccaACCTGCCAAAGAAAGAGAAGTCTGTCCTCCAGGGCAAACTGACCAAACTGGCTGTCCAGATTGGCAAAGCAG GTTTGGTCATGTCAGCCATCACTGTTATTATCTTGGTGGTGCTGTTTGTAGTCGACACTTTTTGGATCCAGAATCTGCCTTGGGTCAAGGATTGCACACCTATTTACATGCAGTTCTTTGTAAAATTCTTCATCATTGGCGTCACTGTTCTGGTGGTTGCTGTTCCTGAAGGCTTGCCACTTGCTGTGACCATCTCTCTTGCATATTCTGTTAAG AAAATGATGAAGGACAACAATCTTGTGCGGCATTTGGATGCTTGCGAGACGATGGGCAACGCTACGGCCATCTGTTCTGACAAGACTGGCACACTCACCATGAACCGCATGACTGTGGTGCAGGCCTATCTCGCTGAGAAGCTCTACAAGAAGGTCCCCGAGCCTGAGAATATTCCACCCTCCATTTTAGACATTCTGATTTTGGGCATCGCAGTCAACTGCGCCTACACTACAAAGATTATG CCTCCGGAAAAAGAAGGCGGGCTGCCGCGGCAGGTGGGCAATAAGACAGAATGTGCCTTGCTTGGGTTTTCGAATGACCTGAAGCGCGATTACCAGGCGATTCGCACAGAGATCCCCGAAGAGAAACTGTACAAAGTCTACACCTTCAACTCGGTGCGCAAGTCAATGAGCACCGTGCTGAAGTTAGCTGATGGAAGCTATCGCATGTTCAGCAAAGGAGCCTCGGAAATCCTCCTCAAAAA GTGTTATAAAATTCTGACTGCAAATGGCGACACCAAGGTGTTTCGCCCCAGGGACAGAGACGACATGGTGAAGAAAGTGATCGAGCCGATGGCCTCGGAGGGCCTGAGGACCATCTGCCTTGCTTACCGAGACTTTCCTGCCTCCGAGGGGGAGCCCGACTGGGACAGCGAAAACGATATCCTCACTGGACTCACCTGCATCTGCGTGGTGGGCATCGAGGACCCCGTGAGACCCGAG GTCCCAGATGCCATCAGGAAGTGCCAGCGCGCTGGAATCACAGTGCGAATGGTGACTGGGGACAACATCAACACGGCTCGAGCCATCGCCACTAAATGTGGCATCCTCCAGCCTGGAGATGACTTCATCTGCCTGGAGGGCAAAGAGTTCAACCGCAGGATCCGCAACGAAAAGGGAGAG ATTGAGCAAGAACGCATCGACAAGATCTGGCCAAAGCTGCGAGTGCTGGCTCGCTCTTCCCCCACAGACAAGCACACCTTAGTGAAAG GCATTATTGACAGCACAGTACTGGAACGGAGGCAGGTCGTCGCGGTGACGGGGGATGGTACAAACGATGGTCCTGCCTTAAAGAAAGCAGACGTTGGCTTCGCCATG GGGATCGCCGGCACAGATGTAGCCAAAGAGGCATCTGACATCATCCTGACGGACGACAACTTCTCCAGTATCGTCAAAGCTGTGATGTGGGGACGCAACGTCTACGACAGCATCTCCAAGTTCCTCCAGTTCCAGCTCACGGTCAACGTGGTGGCCGTCATCGTGGCCTTCACGGGCGCCTGCATCACACAG GATTCTCCTCTGAAAGCGGTGCAGATGTTATGGGTTAACCTCATTATGGACACTTTTGCTTCGCTGGCTCTGGCCACAGAGCCTCCAAACGAAGCCCTGCTGCTACGGAAGCCGTACGGCCGCAACAAGCCTCTCATCTCCCGCACTATGATGAAAAATATCTTGGGTCAAGGAGTGTACCAGCTCATCATCATATTTACTCTGCTCTTTGCTG GAGAGAACATATTTGACATCGACAGCGGCAGAAACGCGCCCCTCCACGCCGCCCCATCCGAACACTACACCATCGTCTTTAACACCTTCGTCATGATGCAGCTTTTCAACGAGATCAACGCGCGGAAGATTCACGGAGAAAGGAACGTTTTCGAGGGCATCTTTAACAACCTCATCTTCTGCAGTATTGTCTTCGGTACCTTCATTATCCAG ATCGTCATAGTGCAGTTCGGAGGGAAGCCATTCAGCTGCGTGGGACTGACAATTGACCAGTGGCTTTGGTGCACTTTCTTAGGCTTTGGCTCTTTACTGTGGGGACAG GTCATTTCCTCGATACCCACCAGCCGCTTAAAATTCCTGAAAACGGCAGGCCACGGCACGCAAAAGGAGGAGATCCCGgacgaggagctggaggagctggatgacATGGATGAGATCGATCACGCCGAGCGGGAGCTCCGCCGCGGCCAGATCCTCTGGTTCCGAGGCCTCAATCGCATCCAGACTCAG ATGGATGTAGTGAGTGCGTTCCAGAGTGGAACTTCCTTTCAGGGGGCTCTAAGGCGGCAGGCCTCCAACTCCAGCCAACAACAGCACGATGTAACCAATGTTTCTAGCCCTACACATGTAGCCTTTTCTACTACTTCCACTACTGCCGCCAACACCGCTTCTGCCACTCTGGGGT ATCCGGGTGGTGAATGCATTCCGCAGCTCCATCTCCCTCTATGA
- the atp2b1a gene encoding plasma membrane calcium-transporting ATPase 1a isoform X3 — protein MANNSYSGVKNSTAEANHDAEFGCTLKELRSLMELRGTEALSKIGETYGDVQGLCSRLKTSPIEGLSGQPADIEKRKRVFGQNLIPPKKPKTFLQLVWEALQDVTLIILEVAAVVSLGLSFYKPPETEREHCGRAAGGVEDETESEAGWIEGAAILLSVICVVLVTAFNDWSKEKQFRGLQSRIEQEQKFTVVRGGQVIQIPVAEIVVGDVAQIKYGDLLPADGVLLQGNDLKIDESSLTGESDHVRKTQEKDPMLLSGTHVMEGSGKMVVTAVGVNSQTGIIFTLLGSAEEDDDEEEEKKKEEKKKQRKNKKQDGSVENRKKAKAQDGAAMEMQPLNSDEGADAEEKKKANLPKKEKSVLQGKLTKLAVQIGKAGLVMSAITVIILVVLFVVDTFWIQNLPWVKDCTPIYMQFFVKFFIIGVTVLVVAVPEGLPLAVTISLAYSVKKMMKDNNLVRHLDACETMGNATAICSDKTGTLTMNRMTVVQAYLAEKLYKKVPEPENIPPSILDILILGIAVNCAYTTKIMPPEKEGGLPRQVGNKTECALLGFSNDLKRDYQAIRTEIPEEKLYKVYTFNSVRKSMSTVLKLADGSYRMFSKGASEILLKKCYKILTANGDTKVFRPRDRDDMVKKVIEPMASEGLRTICLAYRDFPASEGEPDWDSENDILTGLTCICVVGIEDPVRPEVPDAIRKCQRAGITVRMVTGDNINTARAIATKCGILQPGDDFICLEGKEFNRRIRNEKGEIEQERIDKIWPKLRVLARSSPTDKHTLVKGIIDSTVLERRQVVAVTGDGTNDGPALKKADVGFAMGIAGTDVAKEASDIILTDDNFSSIVKAVMWGRNVYDSISKFLQFQLTVNVVAVIVAFTGACITQDSPLKAVQMLWVNLIMDTFASLALATEPPNEALLLRKPYGRNKPLISRTMMKNILGQGVYQLIIIFTLLFAGENIFDIDSGRNAPLHAAPSEHYTIVFNTFVMMQLFNEINARKIHGERNVFEGIFNNLIFCSIVFGTFIIQIVIVQFGGKPFSCVGLTIDQWLWCTFLGFGSLLWGQVISSIPTSRLKFLKTAGHGTQKEEIPDEELEELDDMDEIDHAERELRRGQILWFRGLNRIQTQMDVVSAFQSGTSFQGALRRQASNSSQQQHDVTNVSSPTHVAFSTTSTTAANTASATLGCESGW, from the exons ATGGCGAACAATTCTTACAGTGGGGTGAAGAACTCCACGGCGGAGGCCAACCATGACGCGGAGTTTGGCTGCACCCTCAAAGAACTGCGATCGCTTATGGAACTGAGAGGCACAGAGGCATTAAGCAAAATCGGGGAAACTTACGGGGACGTTCAAGGACTCTGCAGTCGGCTAAAAACATCACCTATAGAAG GTCTAAGTGGGCAGCCTGCAGACAttgagaagaggaaaagagttTTTGGGCAGAATTTAATACCACCCAAAAAGCCCAAAACCTTCTTACAGTTAGTCTGGGAAGCGCTTCAAGATGTAACACTCATTATCCTTGAAGTGGCAGCCGTAGTTTCACTAGGCCTTTCTTTTTATAAGCCCCCTGAAACAGAAAGAGAAC ACTGTGGAAGGGCTGCTGGCGGTGTCGAGGACGAAACTGAGTCAGAGGCCGGCTGGATCGAGGGCGCCGCCATTCTTCTCTCCGTTATCTGTGTGGTGTTGGTGACCGCGTTCAACGACTGGAGTAAAGAGAAGCAGTTCAGGGGCCTTCAGAGCCGCATCGAGCAGGAACAGAAATTCACCGTGGTGCGCGGAGGGCAGGTCATTCAAATTCCCGTGGCGGAGATCGTGGTCGGAGACGTTGCACAAATAAAGTATG GTGACCTTTTGCCTGCCGATGGAGTCCTCCTCCAAGGCAATGATCTAAAGATCGATGAGAGCTCACTCACAGGGGAGTCGGACCATGTCAGAAAAACGCAAGAAAAAGATCCCATGCTGTTATCAG GCACCCATGTAATGGAGGGCTCAGGGAAAATGGTGGTTACTGCCGTGGGTGTCAACTCTCAAACTGGAATTATCTTCACTTTACTTGGGAGCGCTGAGGAGGATGACgacgaagaagaggaaaagaagaaggaggagaagaagaagcagcgcaAAA ACAAGAAGCAGGATGGATCCGTGGAAAACCGAAAGAAAG CAAAAGCACAAGACGGCGCCGCCATGGAAATGCAGCCACTTAACAGTGACGAGGGAGCTGatgcagaggagaagaagaaagccaACCTGCCAAAGAAAGAGAAGTCTGTCCTCCAGGGCAAACTGACCAAACTGGCTGTCCAGATTGGCAAAGCAG GTTTGGTCATGTCAGCCATCACTGTTATTATCTTGGTGGTGCTGTTTGTAGTCGACACTTTTTGGATCCAGAATCTGCCTTGGGTCAAGGATTGCACACCTATTTACATGCAGTTCTTTGTAAAATTCTTCATCATTGGCGTCACTGTTCTGGTGGTTGCTGTTCCTGAAGGCTTGCCACTTGCTGTGACCATCTCTCTTGCATATTCTGTTAAG AAAATGATGAAGGACAACAATCTTGTGCGGCATTTGGATGCTTGCGAGACGATGGGCAACGCTACGGCCATCTGTTCTGACAAGACTGGCACACTCACCATGAACCGCATGACTGTGGTGCAGGCCTATCTCGCTGAGAAGCTCTACAAGAAGGTCCCCGAGCCTGAGAATATTCCACCCTCCATTTTAGACATTCTGATTTTGGGCATCGCAGTCAACTGCGCCTACACTACAAAGATTATG CCTCCGGAAAAAGAAGGCGGGCTGCCGCGGCAGGTGGGCAATAAGACAGAATGTGCCTTGCTTGGGTTTTCGAATGACCTGAAGCGCGATTACCAGGCGATTCGCACAGAGATCCCCGAAGAGAAACTGTACAAAGTCTACACCTTCAACTCGGTGCGCAAGTCAATGAGCACCGTGCTGAAGTTAGCTGATGGAAGCTATCGCATGTTCAGCAAAGGAGCCTCGGAAATCCTCCTCAAAAA GTGTTATAAAATTCTGACTGCAAATGGCGACACCAAGGTGTTTCGCCCCAGGGACAGAGACGACATGGTGAAGAAAGTGATCGAGCCGATGGCCTCGGAGGGCCTGAGGACCATCTGCCTTGCTTACCGAGACTTTCCTGCCTCCGAGGGGGAGCCCGACTGGGACAGCGAAAACGATATCCTCACTGGACTCACCTGCATCTGCGTGGTGGGCATCGAGGACCCCGTGAGACCCGAG GTCCCAGATGCCATCAGGAAGTGCCAGCGCGCTGGAATCACAGTGCGAATGGTGACTGGGGACAACATCAACACGGCTCGAGCCATCGCCACTAAATGTGGCATCCTCCAGCCTGGAGATGACTTCATCTGCCTGGAGGGCAAAGAGTTCAACCGCAGGATCCGCAACGAAAAGGGAGAG ATTGAGCAAGAACGCATCGACAAGATCTGGCCAAAGCTGCGAGTGCTGGCTCGCTCTTCCCCCACAGACAAGCACACCTTAGTGAAAG GCATTATTGACAGCACAGTACTGGAACGGAGGCAGGTCGTCGCGGTGACGGGGGATGGTACAAACGATGGTCCTGCCTTAAAGAAAGCAGACGTTGGCTTCGCCATG GGGATCGCCGGCACAGATGTAGCCAAAGAGGCATCTGACATCATCCTGACGGACGACAACTTCTCCAGTATCGTCAAAGCTGTGATGTGGGGACGCAACGTCTACGACAGCATCTCCAAGTTCCTCCAGTTCCAGCTCACGGTCAACGTGGTGGCCGTCATCGTGGCCTTCACGGGCGCCTGCATCACACAG GATTCTCCTCTGAAAGCGGTGCAGATGTTATGGGTTAACCTCATTATGGACACTTTTGCTTCGCTGGCTCTGGCCACAGAGCCTCCAAACGAAGCCCTGCTGCTACGGAAGCCGTACGGCCGCAACAAGCCTCTCATCTCCCGCACTATGATGAAAAATATCTTGGGTCAAGGAGTGTACCAGCTCATCATCATATTTACTCTGCTCTTTGCTG GAGAGAACATATTTGACATCGACAGCGGCAGAAACGCGCCCCTCCACGCCGCCCCATCCGAACACTACACCATCGTCTTTAACACCTTCGTCATGATGCAGCTTTTCAACGAGATCAACGCGCGGAAGATTCACGGAGAAAGGAACGTTTTCGAGGGCATCTTTAACAACCTCATCTTCTGCAGTATTGTCTTCGGTACCTTCATTATCCAG ATCGTCATAGTGCAGTTCGGAGGGAAGCCATTCAGCTGCGTGGGACTGACAATTGACCAGTGGCTTTGGTGCACTTTCTTAGGCTTTGGCTCTTTACTGTGGGGACAG GTCATTTCCTCGATACCCACCAGCCGCTTAAAATTCCTGAAAACGGCAGGCCACGGCACGCAAAAGGAGGAGATCCCGgacgaggagctggaggagctggatgacATGGATGAGATCGATCACGCCGAGCGGGAGCTCCGCCGCGGCCAGATCCTCTGGTTCCGAGGCCTCAATCGCATCCAGACTCAG ATGGATGTAGTGAGTGCGTTCCAGAGTGGAACTTCCTTTCAGGGGGCTCTAAGGCGGCAGGCCTCCAACTCCAGCCAACAACAGCACGATGTAACCAATGTTTCTAGCCCTACACATGTAGCCTTTTCTACTACTTCCACTACTGCCGCCAACACCGCTTCTGCCACTCTGGGGTGTGA ATCCGGGTGGTGA